One Elgaria multicarinata webbii isolate HBS135686 ecotype San Diego chromosome 6, rElgMul1.1.pri, whole genome shotgun sequence DNA segment encodes these proteins:
- the LOC134400401 gene encoding SUN domain-containing protein 3-like, translating into MNGRRSLRRSPDQDFEDNPNACDNTPSGSRGSGREQPRNWYLHNSVGNCPRNSISSSSQVTSNNEEGQEREGHASERGQVMFTREVVRRQDSSSTLPSASSQRSVLRCVCNVPCLVMLPVICLLENLLEACICVRNQFTMANCTKSFKFLLIAVPFIYGAIYCLCLYMKLSDGLSSKELTQLYETELKSLWKSQNQLEEKIHEMQGFKKEMDKLWAEISGINEGILLSAKQILEDSNIPGENKDQVLAMINLTFKKIYEDHVQMADWAQKTIGATIDKGRTSKSYDPDNLENCWFRSLFMSSAKPPDTVLQPDVYPGNCWAFQGSEGQVVVKLPEKIQPTAVTVQHISKAISPSGGVTSALKDFLIYGLNEETEEETLLGTFMYDIEKEAIQTFQLKNEHANQFLYIKFKVQSNWGHPEFTCIYRVRVHGKMVNYSSPLDEGRG; encoded by the exons ATGAACGGAAGACGCTCTCTGCGAAGAAGTCCAGACCAAGACTTTGAAGATAACCCAAATGCTTGTGACAATACTCCCAGTGGGTCAAGAGGATCAGGCAGGGAGCAGCCAAGGAA CTGGTACTTGCACAATTCCGTGGGAAATTGCCCCAGAAACTCTATTAGCTCCTCTAGCCAAGTGACTTCAAATAATGAAGAGGGACAAGAACGTGAGG GACATGCATCAGAAAGAGGACAAGTGATGTTTACCCGAGAAGTCGTTCGAAGGCAGGACAGCTCTAGTACCTTGCCATCTGCCAGTTCTCAGCGGAGTGTGCTAA GATGTGTATGCAATGTTCCTTGCCTTGTGATGCTGCCTGTTATCTGCCTCCTAGAAAACCTCTTGGAGGCTTGCATCTGTGTAAG AAACCAGTTCACTATGGCAAACTGTACGAAGTCTTTCAAGTTCTTGTTAATAGCAGTCCCATTCATCTATG GTGCCATTTACTGCTTGTGTCTATACATGAAATTGTCAGATGGTTTGTCATCCAAG GAGCTCACACAGCTATATGAAACTGAGCTGAAATCACTGTG GAAGTCTCAAAATCAGCTTGAAGAAAAAATCCATGAAATGCAAGGCTTTAAAAAGGAGATGGATAAGCTGTGGGCCGAGATCAGTGGCATCAATGAAGGCATCCTGCTTTCTGCAAAGCAAATCCTCGAGGACAGCAACATCCCGGGAGAGAACAAAGAT CAAGTGCTTGCAATGATCAACCTGACTTTTAAGAAGATATATGAGGATCACGTACAAATGGCTGATTGGGCTCAAAAAACAATAG GTGCCACCATTGATAAAGGCAGGACATCTAAGAGTTACGATCCTGATAATCTGGAGAACTGCTGGTTTAGGTCATTGTTTATGTCTTCAGCAAAGCCCCCTGATACCGTTCTACAG CCAGATGTTTATCCTGGAAACTGCTGGGCTTTCCAAGGATCTGAGGGCCAAGTAGTAGTTAAGTTGCCTGAAAAAATACAACCAACAGCAGTTACAGTTCAGCACATCTCCAAAGCAATCTCTCCTTCGGGAGGAGTCACCAGTGCCTTGAAGGACTTCTTGATTTAT GGCCTAAACgaggaaacagaagaagaaactctACTGGGGACATTCATGTATGATATCGAGAAGGAAGCCATTCAGACGTTCCAGCTGAAG AATGAACATGCAAACCAGTTTCTGTACATAAAGTTCAAGGTGCAGAGCAATTGGGGCCATCCGGAATTCACCTGCATTTATCGAGTCCGGGTGCATGGGAAGATGGTCAACTACTCGAGCCCTTTGGATGAAGGCAGGGGGtga
- the NDUFB6 gene encoding NADH dehydrogenase [ubiquinone] 1 beta subcomplex subunit 6 isoform X1: MPEGSGQGSGLVSGGAPRAALGYSPDERLRLQQLRVLRRRWLKDQELSPREPVLPPRKPGLVEGFWERFLQPGGFWRNQVFKTYNAGKFFTVRLLIPLWLVHYYVKYHITAQPYGIVESKRMLFPGDKILETDEVVPPLEVPSSHH; the protein is encoded by the exons ATGCCGGAGGGGTCGGGACAGGGGTCGGGGCTGGTGAGCGGCGGGGCGCCCCGCGCGGCGCTGGGGTATTCGCCGGACGAGAGGCTCCGGCTCCAGCAGCTGCGCGTGCTCCGGCGCCGGTGGCTCAAGGACCAGGAGCTGAGCCCGCGCGAGCCGGTGCTGCCCCCGCGCAAGCCTGGACTGGTGGAAGGCTTCTGGGAGCGCTTCCTGCAGCCTGGCGGGTTCTGGAGGAATCAG GTATTCAAAACCTACAACGCTGGGAAATTTTTTACAGTTCGGTTACTTATTCCTCTTTGGCTTGTCCACTACTATGTTAAATATCATATAACG GCTCAGCCATACGGAATTGTTGAGTCAAAGCGCATGTTATTTCCA GGTGACAAAATCCTGGAGACGGATGAAGTAGTTCCCCCATTGGAAGTACCAAGCAGTCATCATTAA
- the NDUFB6 gene encoding NADH dehydrogenase [ubiquinone] 1 beta subcomplex subunit 6 isoform X2, which translates to MPEGSGQGSGLVSGGAPRAALGYSPDERLRLQQLRVLRRRWLKDQELSPREPVLPPRKPGLVEGFWERFLQPGGFWRNQAQPYGIVESKRMLFPGDKILETDEVVPPLEVPSSHH; encoded by the exons ATGCCGGAGGGGTCGGGACAGGGGTCGGGGCTGGTGAGCGGCGGGGCGCCCCGCGCGGCGCTGGGGTATTCGCCGGACGAGAGGCTCCGGCTCCAGCAGCTGCGCGTGCTCCGGCGCCGGTGGCTCAAGGACCAGGAGCTGAGCCCGCGCGAGCCGGTGCTGCCCCCGCGCAAGCCTGGACTGGTGGAAGGCTTCTGGGAGCGCTTCCTGCAGCCTGGCGGGTTCTGGAGGAATCAG GCTCAGCCATACGGAATTGTTGAGTCAAAGCGCATGTTATTTCCA GGTGACAAAATCCTGGAGACGGATGAAGTAGTTCCCCCATTGGAAGTACCAAGCAGTCATCATTAA